Genomic window (Nitrospirales bacterium LBB_01):
CAGCAACATCGTGCCCCTAAACTTCACTTTATAACGGTTGCGCTAAAATCAAATATCAGTGAAATACCGGACATTGTAACTCAATGTGCTAAAAAGTACTCAGGCGTGTTTCATGAAATCAGGTATCCCTTCAATGTATCCAACATAGACAGTCAGTGGCAAAAAGAAAATTTCATAACAGATGATGCAGATTGGGATATTTTTGATAAATCATTGAAAGACACCGGAGTAAGCTATGTTTTATGCCGCCCGCCTGAAAACTATTATGACAAAGTTGTTTCGTCAGCAGATTGTTATGAAGCAAGGCAGCATCAGACGCTTATGCTGCCGCCAGCTAAACCCATACAGTTGAGGATTGATTACAAAGGTATTATCAGGATTCTAAGCAGAGAAGAGGATTTTCATGTGAATGTTAATTTAGTGGATAACCCGGTAAGGCTAATCAGCACTTTCTTCTGAGTACTTATAAAACTGGTGGAGCTGATCGGGATCGAACCGACGACCTCTTGAATGCCATTCAAGCGCTCTCCCAACTGAGCTACAGCCCCATTAACTCATTAAACATTACGAGTATAACTCCTTTACAACATTCTTGTCAACTTAAATCACTTTTTTCACATAATAAGCATTATTGTTAAAGCATGTCTTACAGAGGGGTTTACCGTCTTTTTCTATATGTCTTAGGTCCTGAACAAATTCACCGCACTGTGAGCACTCAAGCCTTTTAAGCGGTCTACCGGGCATATCCTCAGGCGCTATGGTTACCGAGACGTCCATTGAGTCAAACAGCTCCTCATCTTTCATAATCATATAAGCCTGAAGTTGAGCCTTATGAATATCGGTCTCGTTCGGGAAATACTCCACTGATTTAAAACGGGCATCCTCTCTTGCCAACACTCTTACGGCACATCCGGTTTTTAAATTAACAAATGTCGCAGCCATCTTACCGTAGTCCATAAACTTAAGAGTCCGTTTACCAAGAGTAGCGCCCGTTACGGACTGTATAGCATCAGTAGCACAGCGGTCTATCTCTACATACACGAGGAAATCTTTCCTTTCTGTACCACGGGGGTCATCTATCCCAACGGAGTTTAGCCCTAACACTGACATCCGCACACCGAGCACTTGACCGGGACACAGATGTCCGTGAATTCTTACCGATTCCTCTAATAGTGCTTCAAAATTATATGACATTTATACCCTGATAATTTTCCCAGTAGAGATAGAATAATATGCTCCCAGCACGTTAACTTTCCCTTCTTTAAGCTCCTTAGCAACAACAGGGCTTTTAGTGGAAATCTCTCTGGTTACATTTCTTACATTTTCAATAATGGCGTTATAGAGAACGTCTCCGCCGGCTTTTGTATTTTTCTTAGCAGTATGAAC
Coding sequences:
- a CDS encoding formylmethanofuran dehydrogenase, with translation MSYNFEALLEESVRIHGHLCPGQVLGVRMSVLGLNSVGIDDPRGTERKDFLVYVEIDRCATDAIQSVTGATLGKRTLKFMDYGKMAATFVNLKTGCAVRVLAREDARFKSVEYFPNETDIHKAQLQAYMIMKDEELFDSMDVSVTIAPEDMPGRPLKRLECSQCGEFVQDLRHIEKDGKPLCKTCFNNNAYYVKKVI